A window from Halomicrobium urmianum encodes these proteins:
- a CDS encoding DUF7521 family protein: protein MAAWTLVQWLIAALAFGSTVVGGYVGYQAYRGFRRHHSRTMQYLSLGLISLTAVSFGVAFAGSVLLRRGYLPASYQQPLTLATRTFQFVGVSLIAYSLHRRG from the coding sequence ATGGCCGCCTGGACGCTCGTACAGTGGCTGATCGCGGCGCTCGCCTTCGGCTCGACAGTCGTGGGCGGGTACGTCGGCTACCAGGCCTACCGCGGCTTCCGCCGCCACCACAGCCGCACGATGCAGTACCTCTCGCTCGGCCTCATCTCGCTGACCGCCGTCTCCTTCGGCGTCGCCTTCGCCGGCTCCGTCCTGCTGCGGCGGGGCTACCTCCCGGCGTCGTACCAGCAGCCGCTGACGCTCGCGACGCGGACGTTCCAGTTCGTGGGCGTGTCGCTGATCGCCTACTCCCTGCACAGGCGCGGCTGA
- a CDS encoding geranylgeranyl reductase family protein: MHDFVVVGCGPAGSRFARRASEAGYDVLAFEQGAVGEPLACSGHVSTDVWEYAPDGARADLLQNEVYGARFHLGDADSRAHRFHKDEVISNVIDRVGLDRTLAEAARDAGADLREDHTVLDVAEHRDHVAVEVRGPDGTETHRARMVAGCDGPKSRVRRALSLPEPDELLHGVLGFTDERDDGDFVDVHLTVPRFFAWRIPRGETGVEYGLAMPPGHDVRDRFEAFTGGYGVETDRRCSGLIPIGPPKRVTGRRSFLIGDAAAQTKPFTGGGILYGMTAADHAAREIDPTDPGTLGDYERAWRDDLRDEIRLGRLVRAGYSAPEPLQRAGMRAFEGEIGVHMDRPTTLFSREQLRALVPSLR, encoded by the coding sequence ATGCACGACTTCGTCGTGGTGGGGTGTGGGCCCGCCGGCTCGCGCTTCGCCCGCCGGGCCAGCGAGGCCGGCTACGACGTCCTCGCGTTCGAGCAGGGCGCGGTCGGCGAGCCGCTGGCCTGCTCCGGCCACGTCAGCACCGATGTCTGGGAGTACGCGCCCGACGGCGCCCGCGCCGACCTCCTCCAGAACGAGGTGTACGGCGCCCGGTTCCACCTCGGCGACGCCGACAGCCGCGCCCACCGCTTCCACAAGGACGAGGTGATCTCGAACGTCATCGACCGCGTCGGCCTCGACCGGACGCTCGCCGAGGCGGCCCGCGACGCCGGCGCGGACCTCCGCGAGGACCACACCGTCCTGGACGTGGCAGAGCACCGGGACCACGTCGCCGTCGAAGTGCGCGGGCCGGACGGCACGGAGACTCATCGGGCGCGCATGGTGGCCGGTTGCGACGGCCCGAAGTCCCGCGTGCGCCGCGCGCTTTCTCTCCCCGAACCGGACGAGTTGCTCCACGGCGTGCTGGGATTCACCGACGAGCGGGACGACGGCGACTTCGTCGACGTCCACCTCACCGTCCCGCGCTTCTTCGCCTGGCGCATCCCCCGCGGCGAGACCGGCGTCGAGTACGGCCTGGCCATGCCGCCCGGCCACGACGTCCGCGACCGCTTCGAGGCCTTCACCGGCGGCTACGGCGTCGAGACCGACCGCCGCTGCTCCGGGCTGATCCCCATCGGCCCGCCGAAGCGCGTGACGGGCCGCAGGTCGTTCCTGATCGGCGACGCGGCCGCCCAGACCAAGCCGTTCACGGGCGGCGGCATCCTCTACGGCATGACCGCGGCCGACCACGCCGCCCGCGAGATCGATCCGACCGACCCGGGAACGCTGGGCGACTACGAGCGCGCCTGGCGCGACGACCTCCGCGACGAGATCCGGCTGGGCCGCCTCGTGCGGGCGGGCTACTCGGCGCCCGAACCGCTCCAGCGGGCCGGTATGCGCGCCTTCGAGGGCGAGATTGGCGTCCACATGGACCGTCCGACGACGCTGTTCTCCCGGGAACAGCTGCGCGCGCTCGTCCCGTCGCTCCGCTGA
- a CDS encoding sugar phosphate isomerase/epimerase family protein — MDAIQLYTLREIDAPVTELLERVSEAGFDGVEYAYRVPEADPEAVRDALAETGLRVPAAHVPIEDLEGDLEATVDRYRDLRCERLVVPYLDDEHFADEESVTETAERLEALADRLDEHDVPLLYHNHDAEFTELAGGTAFDTLVAETQTLDFELDVGLAASAGTDPAELIESYGGRIELLHCTDADFDDPDPAHVSFGEGDVDYGAVFDAAADAGIEWYVYENGSTDEPAAELAHAGERFVRR, encoded by the coding sequence ATGGACGCGATCCAGCTGTACACGCTGCGGGAGATCGACGCGCCGGTGACCGAACTCCTCGAACGGGTCTCCGAGGCCGGCTTCGACGGGGTGGAGTACGCCTACCGCGTGCCCGAGGCCGACCCCGAGGCGGTCCGCGACGCGCTCGCCGAGACGGGTCTCCGGGTTCCGGCCGCCCACGTCCCCATCGAGGACCTGGAGGGAGACCTCGAGGCGACCGTCGACCGCTATCGCGACCTCCGCTGCGAGCGGCTCGTGGTGCCCTACCTGGACGACGAGCACTTCGCCGACGAGGAGTCCGTCACGGAGACCGCCGAGCGCCTGGAGGCGCTCGCGGACCGCCTGGACGAGCACGACGTCCCGCTGCTCTATCACAACCACGACGCGGAGTTCACCGAACTGGCCGGCGGGACCGCGTTCGACACGCTCGTCGCCGAGACCCAGACGCTGGACTTCGAACTCGACGTCGGTCTCGCGGCCAGCGCCGGGACGGATCCGGCCGAACTGATCGAGAGCTACGGCGGCCGGATCGAACTGCTGCACTGCACTGACGCCGACTTCGACGACCCGGACCCGGCGCACGTCTCCTTCGGCGAGGGCGACGTCGACTACGGCGCGGTGTTCGACGCCGCCGCCGACGCCGGCATCGAGTGGTACGTCTACGAGAACGGATCGACCGACGAGCCCGCGGCGGAGCTCGCTCACGCCGGCGAGCGGTTCGTGCGGCGGTAG
- a CDS encoding Gfo/Idh/MocA family protein has translation MTRVGICSTAHLHHAAYAPILQGMDGVEFLGVADGDEERGRSAAEALGCDYREPDELLDAADGVVVCSTNAAHREWIERAGERGTHVLSEKPLAPTVDEARAAVEAAEDAGIRLGVAMPLRFSEPIRRAEDALAAGELGDLYAISGTNRGEMPGGWFTDPEESGGGAIMDHTAHVVDVVHDLTEREVAEVYAESGSRFHDVPVEDVNVLSMTLEDGTQFLLDGSWSRPDEWPTWGGATLELQGRDGTMAVDCFGQTLEYVGSQGETDTETAFWGRDPNAGLIEDFVASLREGRDPEISGEEAVRIVAVIEAAYESVERGEPVSVE, from the coding sequence ATGACCCGCGTCGGCATCTGCTCGACGGCCCACCTCCACCACGCGGCCTACGCCCCGATCCTGCAGGGGATGGACGGCGTCGAGTTCCTGGGCGTCGCCGACGGGGACGAGGAGCGCGGCCGGTCGGCGGCCGAGGCGCTCGGCTGTGATTACCGGGAGCCCGACGAGCTGCTCGACGCGGCGGACGGCGTGGTCGTCTGCTCGACCAACGCCGCCCACCGCGAGTGGATCGAGCGGGCGGGCGAGCGCGGGACGCACGTCCTCTCGGAGAAGCCGCTGGCGCCGACCGTCGACGAGGCCCGGGCCGCCGTCGAGGCGGCCGAGGACGCCGGGATCCGTCTGGGCGTGGCCATGCCGCTCCGGTTCAGCGAGCCGATCCGGCGCGCCGAGGACGCGCTGGCCGCGGGCGAACTGGGCGACCTCTACGCGATTTCGGGGACCAACCGCGGCGAGATGCCCGGCGGCTGGTTCACCGACCCCGAGGAGTCCGGGGGTGGCGCGATCATGGACCACACCGCACACGTCGTCGACGTCGTCCACGACCTGACGGAGCGGGAGGTCGCCGAGGTGTACGCCGAGAGCGGCTCCCGCTTTCACGACGTTCCCGTCGAGGACGTCAACGTGCTCTCGATGACGCTGGAGGACGGCACGCAGTTCCTGCTGGACGGGTCCTGGTCGCGGCCCGACGAGTGGCCCACGTGGGGCGGCGCGACGCTGGAGCTACAGGGCCGCGACGGGACGATGGCCGTCGACTGCTTCGGTCAGACTCTGGAGTACGTCGGCAGCCAGGGCGAGACCGACACCGAGACGGCGTTCTGGGGCCGGGATCCGAACGCCGGCCTGATCGAGGACTTCGTCGCGAGCCTGCGGGAGGGGCGCGATCCCGAGATCTCCGGCGAGGAGGCGGTGCGGATCGTCGCCGTGATCGAGGCCGCCTACGAGTCCGTCGAGCGCGGCGAGCCCGTCTCCGTCGAGTGA
- a CDS encoding Gfo/Idh/MocA family protein, protein MVSVCLLGAGFMAEMHCGAYDYVEDVDVTAVVSPNSADAFVEEQGLDATAFSDVETALSEADVDAVDVCTPTHTHREHVERAVEAGLPVVCEKPLAPTLADAAAVRETVAGADVPVMVAHVLRYFPQYAAARDQVADGRIGAAGVARARRLSPFPDWAEWYADRESSGGVFLDLAIHDFDFLRWTVGEVERVFARRTREDGLEHGTATLSFEDGSTGYVEASWAQPGSRELEFELELAGDEGVVSYDSGDDAPVRLWTGEAASDESPAGPADGYVRELRHFVDCVRSGATPDVDVDAAIEAMRISKAAERSAERGEPVAVAEVTADGDDTAADGEVDA, encoded by the coding sequence ATGGTATCGGTCTGTCTGCTCGGCGCAGGGTTCATGGCGGAGATGCACTGCGGAGCGTACGACTACGTCGAGGACGTCGACGTGACGGCCGTCGTCTCGCCGAACAGCGCCGACGCGTTCGTCGAGGAGCAGGGGCTGGACGCGACGGCGTTCTCCGACGTCGAGACGGCGCTGTCCGAGGCCGACGTGGACGCGGTGGACGTCTGCACGCCGACGCACACCCACCGCGAGCACGTCGAGCGGGCGGTCGAGGCTGGACTGCCCGTCGTCTGCGAGAAGCCGCTGGCGCCGACGCTCGCCGACGCCGCCGCGGTCCGCGAGACGGTCGCAGGGGCCGACGTGCCCGTGATGGTCGCGCACGTCCTGCGGTACTTCCCGCAGTACGCCGCCGCGCGCGACCAGGTCGCCGACGGCCGCATCGGGGCGGCCGGCGTCGCCCGCGCCCGTCGGCTCTCGCCGTTCCCCGACTGGGCCGAGTGGTACGCCGACCGGGAGTCGAGCGGCGGCGTCTTCCTCGATCTGGCGATCCACGACTTCGACTTCCTCCGGTGGACCGTCGGCGAGGTCGAGCGCGTCTTCGCCCGCCGGACCCGCGAGGACGGCCTGGAGCACGGGACGGCGACGCTGTCCTTCGAAGACGGGTCGACGGGCTACGTCGAGGCGTCGTGGGCCCAGCCCGGGAGCCGGGAGCTAGAGTTCGAGCTCGAACTCGCAGGCGACGAGGGCGTCGTGAGCTACGACTCCGGCGACGACGCGCCCGTGCGACTGTGGACTGGGGAGGCGGCGAGCGACGAGAGTCCGGCCGGGCCGGCCGACGGCTACGTGCGGGAACTGCGGCACTTCGTCGACTGCGTTCGGTCGGGCGCGACGCCCGACGTGGACGTCGACGCGGCCATCGAGGCGATGCGGATCTCGAAGGCGGCCGAGCGGTCCGCCGAGCGCGGCGAACCGGTCGCGGTCGCCGAGGTGACCGCCGACGGCGACGATACGGCCGCGGACGGGGAGGTGGACGCATGA
- a CDS encoding WD40/YVTN/BNR-like repeat-containing protein, translating to MPTLYAALDDRVLAVEEAVSDALVGYDLECVAAHPDAPRRAFAGTVDAGLRRTTDGGETWDRSLDVDARVTAATVSPHDPDVVWAGTEPSAVYRSTDGGETWAARPGLTDLDSEERWSFPPRPHTHHVRWIEVDPRDPDRLYVAIEAGALVRTDDAGETWIDHPAGARRDNHTIATHPDAPGRVYSAAGDGYAESTDGGDTWTHPQDGLDHRYVWGLAVGDDPDDVVVSSASGARSAHDPDGTAYVYRRSGDDWAVAMDGLPGPEGAARPVLAHRDRFYALSNDGVYASEEGYAWEPLDLSWSSAYREQVPRGLAVV from the coding sequence ATGCCGACCCTCTACGCAGCGCTCGACGACCGCGTCCTCGCGGTCGAGGAAGCCGTCAGCGACGCCCTCGTCGGTTACGACCTCGAGTGCGTCGCGGCCCACCCCGACGCACCCCGCCGGGCTTTCGCCGGCACCGTCGACGCGGGCCTCCGGCGGACGACCGACGGCGGGGAGACGTGGGACCGCTCGCTGGACGTCGACGCTCGCGTCACCGCCGCGACGGTGAGCCCACACGACCCGGACGTCGTCTGGGCGGGCACCGAACCCTCCGCCGTCTACCGCTCGACGGACGGCGGCGAGACCTGGGCCGCGCGGCCCGGCCTGACCGACCTCGACAGCGAGGAGCGCTGGTCGTTCCCGCCGCGGCCCCACACCCACCACGTCCGCTGGATCGAGGTCGACCCCCGCGACCCGGACCGCCTCTACGTCGCCATCGAGGCGGGCGCGCTCGTCCGGACGGACGACGCCGGGGAGACGTGGATCGACCACCCCGCCGGCGCGCGCCGGGACAACCACACGATCGCGACCCATCCCGACGCCCCGGGTCGCGTGTACTCGGCCGCCGGCGACGGGTACGCCGAGTCGACCGACGGCGGCGACACGTGGACCCACCCGCAGGACGGCCTCGACCACCGCTACGTCTGGGGGCTGGCCGTCGGCGACGACCCGGACGACGTCGTCGTCTCCTCGGCCAGCGGGGCGCGGTCCGCTCACGACCCGGACGGGACCGCGTACGTATACCGGCGGTCGGGGGACGACTGGGCGGTCGCGATGGACGGCCTGCCGGGACCGGAGGGCGCCGCCCGTCCGGTCCTCGCCCACCGTGATCGCTTCTACGCGCTGAGCAACGACGGCGTCTACGCAAGCGAGGAAGGGTACGCCTGGGAGCCGCTGGACCTGTCCTGGTCGAGCGCGTACCGCGAGCAGGTGCCCCGCGGCCTGGCGGTCGTCTGA
- the uvrA gene encoding excinuclease ABC subunit UvrA: MSKDVIEVRGAEEHNLKDVDVEIPREELTVVTGLSGSGKSSLAFETVYAEGQRRYIESLSAYARNFLGQMDKPQVENVEGLSPAISIDQKNAANNPRSTVGTVTELHDYLRLLYARVGTPHCPECGREVGEQSAQNMVSRILDLPEGTRAKICAPVVRDQKGAFEDLFDDLVGEGYARVEVDGEEYDLTLDRPDLDENYDHTVDVVVDRVKVSEDARSRITDSVETALEEGDGIIKVILPDPPEDAELGGSTARSTGDLAGEGDSEDHSDRERLVVEFSEDLACTHCGIDISEIETRSFSFNSPHGACPECEGLGETKEVSEDLVIQDPSKPLKHVFEPWSYDRTYYSRQLDNVAEHFGVSLDTPFEELDEAIQRQFLYGTDDLVHFQWRTKNGTREKTERFEGVIPNLERRHVETDSDRAREHIEEFMATTTCPACEGTRLKAESRAVLVDGSSASDASGTSSEVPSDGTSITEVNRMSIGDALAHFEGMEANLDERDTKIAEEILKEIRARLGFMVEVGLDYLTLDREAATLSGGESQRIRLATQIGSGLVGVLYVLDEPSIGLHQRDNDRLLNTLAELRDLGNTLLVVEHDTETMRRADNVIDMGPGPGKRGGEVVVNGSVEDVKACEDSVTGDYLAGERAIPVPEERRDPDGSLTVRGARQHNLKDLDVDLPLSAFTAITGVSGSGKSTLMHDVLYKGIVRRMNDTDVNPGEHDDIEGLDEVETVRLIDQSPIGRTPRSNPATYTNVFDHIRELFSETSLAKQRGYDQGRFSFNVKGGRCEACGGQGTVTIDMNFLSDVQVPCEECGGARYNDETLDVTYKDATIADVLDMTVAEAYDFFEGHTGIRRRLKLLKDVGLDYMRLGQPSTTLSGGEAQRIKLAEELGKKDSGDALYLLDEPTTGLHPEDERKLIDVLHRLTDDGNTVVVIEHELDLVKNADHIVDLGPEGGENGGELVAEGTPEDVARNEDSHTGRYLRDLLPGVDLEGPRSDRVIAADADGDVVAGTGDD; the protein is encoded by the coding sequence ATGAGTAAGGACGTCATCGAGGTCCGAGGGGCCGAGGAGCACAACCTCAAGGACGTCGACGTCGAGATCCCCCGAGAGGAGCTGACCGTCGTCACGGGGCTGTCGGGGTCGGGCAAGTCGTCGCTCGCCTTCGAGACCGTCTACGCTGAGGGCCAGCGCCGATACATCGAGTCGCTGTCCGCCTACGCCCGGAACTTCCTGGGCCAGATGGACAAGCCGCAGGTCGAGAACGTCGAGGGGCTGTCGCCGGCCATCTCCATCGACCAGAAGAACGCCGCCAACAACCCCCGTTCGACCGTCGGGACGGTCACCGAGCTGCACGACTACCTCCGCCTGCTGTACGCTCGCGTCGGCACGCCGCACTGTCCCGAGTGCGGCCGCGAGGTGGGCGAGCAGAGCGCCCAGAACATGGTGAGTCGGATCCTCGACCTGCCCGAGGGGACGCGGGCGAAGATCTGTGCTCCGGTCGTCCGCGACCAGAAGGGCGCCTTCGAGGACCTGTTCGACGACCTCGTCGGCGAGGGGTACGCCCGCGTCGAGGTCGACGGCGAGGAGTACGACCTGACGCTGGACCGCCCGGACCTCGACGAGAACTACGACCACACCGTCGACGTGGTCGTCGACCGCGTGAAGGTCAGCGAGGACGCCCGGTCCAGAATCACGGACTCCGTCGAGACCGCCCTGGAGGAGGGCGACGGGATCATCAAGGTCATCCTCCCGGACCCGCCCGAGGACGCGGAGCTGGGCGGCTCGACTGCCCGGTCGACCGGCGATCTCGCCGGTGAGGGCGACAGCGAGGACCACAGCGACCGCGAGCGACTGGTCGTGGAGTTCTCCGAGGACCTGGCCTGCACCCACTGCGGCATCGACATCTCCGAGATCGAGACCCGCTCGTTCTCGTTCAACAGCCCCCACGGCGCCTGTCCGGAGTGCGAGGGGCTGGGCGAGACCAAGGAGGTCAGCGAGGACCTCGTGATCCAGGACCCCTCGAAGCCGCTGAAGCACGTCTTCGAGCCCTGGAGCTACGACCGGACCTACTACTCGCGCCAGCTGGACAACGTCGCCGAGCACTTCGGCGTCTCGCTGGACACGCCCTTCGAGGAGCTGGACGAGGCGATCCAGCGGCAGTTCCTCTACGGCACGGACGACCTGGTCCACTTCCAGTGGCGGACCAAGAACGGCACCCGCGAGAAGACCGAGCGCTTCGAGGGGGTCATCCCCAATCTGGAACGGCGCCACGTCGAGACCGACAGCGACCGCGCCCGCGAGCACATCGAGGAGTTCATGGCCACCACGACGTGCCCGGCCTGCGAGGGCACCCGCCTGAAGGCCGAATCGCGCGCCGTGCTCGTGGACGGAAGTTCCGCGAGCGATGCGAGCGGAACGTCGTCGGAGGTTCCCTCCGACGGAACCTCGATCACCGAGGTCAACCGGATGTCCATCGGCGACGCGCTGGCGCACTTCGAGGGCATGGAGGCCAACCTCGACGAGCGCGACACCAAAATCGCCGAGGAGATCCTCAAGGAGATCCGCGCCCGTCTCGGCTTCATGGTCGAGGTCGGCCTCGACTACCTCACGCTCGACCGGGAGGCCGCGACGCTGTCCGGCGGCGAGAGCCAGCGCATCCGCCTGGCCACCCAGATCGGCTCCGGCCTCGTCGGGGTGCTGTACGTGCTCGACGAGCCCTCCATCGGCCTCCACCAGCGCGACAACGACCGCCTGCTGAACACGCTGGCTGAGCTGCGCGACCTCGGCAACACGCTGCTCGTCGTCGAGCACGACACCGAGACGATGCGCCGCGCGGACAACGTCATCGACATGGGGCCCGGCCCCGGCAAGCGCGGCGGCGAGGTCGTCGTCAACGGCAGCGTCGAGGACGTCAAGGCCTGTGAGGACAGCGTCACCGGCGACTACCTCGCCGGCGAGCGGGCGATTCCGGTCCCCGAGGAGCGACGCGATCCCGACGGCTCCCTCACGGTCAGGGGCGCTCGCCAGCACAACCTGAAGGACCTCGACGTGGACCTGCCGCTGAGCGCGTTCACCGCCATCACCGGCGTCTCCGGCTCCGGCAAGTCCACGCTGATGCACGACGTCCTCTACAAGGGCATCGTGCGCCGGATGAACGACACCGACGTCAACCCCGGCGAGCACGACGACATCGAGGGCTTAGACGAGGTGGAGACGGTCCGCCTGATCGACCAGTCGCCCATCGGCCGGACGCCCCGGTCGAACCCGGCGACCTACACCAACGTCTTCGACCACATTCGGGAGCTGTTCTCGGAGACCAGCCTCGCCAAGCAGCGCGGCTACGACCAGGGCCGGTTCTCGTTCAACGTCAAGGGCGGCCGCTGCGAGGCCTGCGGCGGCCAGGGCACGGTCACCATCGACATGAACTTCCTCTCGGACGTGCAGGTCCCCTGCGAGGAGTGCGGCGGGGCCCGCTACAACGACGAGACGCTGGACGTCACCTACAAGGACGCCACCATCGCGGACGTCCTCGACATGACCGTCGCGGAGGCCTACGACTTCTTCGAGGGCCACACCGGCATCCGTCGCCGACTGAAGCTCCTGAAGGACGTCGGCCTCGACTACATGCGGCTGGGCCAGCCCTCCACGACGCTCTCCGGCGGCGAAGCCCAGCGCATCAAGCTCGCCGAGGAGCTGGGCAAGAAGGACTCCGGCGACGCCCTCTACCTGCTCGACGAGCCAACCACCGGGCTCCACCCCGAGGACGAGCGCAAGCTGATCGACGTCCTCCACCGGCTGACCGACGACGGCAACACCGTGGTCGTCATCGAGCACGAACTGGACCTGGTGAAGAACGCCGACCACATCGTCGACCTCGGCCCCGAGGGCGGCGAGAACGGCGGCGAACTCGTCGCCGAGGGCACGCCCGAGGACGTCGCCCGGAACGAGGACTCCCACACCGGTCGCTACCTGCGCGACCTGCTGCCCGGCGTCGACCTGGAGGGGCCGCGCTCGGATCGGGTCATCGCGGCCGACGCGGACGGCGACGTCGTTGCAGGGACCGGCGACGACTAA
- a CDS encoding LURP-one-related/scramblase family protein: MSVTSEYDIQGVDLSEDRYVVEQSLIRNKYRAMDSAGDVVLRGKQKLFKMKEEFPFTDADGEDVFTVKAGGIIDVAGNYVLSDARTGEDLVILDNDYSLLQDTWKIRDADDERKIAEINSRGALVTVARNVLPFGELIPHSYEITDADGDHVGSIGGQLSLRDRYEIAIDDAGDVPREPVVAAAMVIDAIQDN, translated from the coding sequence ATGAGCGTGACCAGTGAGTACGACATTCAGGGAGTCGACCTCTCCGAGGACAGGTATGTCGTCGAGCAGTCGCTGATCAGGAACAAGTACAGGGCGATGGACTCGGCGGGGGACGTCGTCCTGCGGGGCAAGCAGAAGCTGTTCAAGATGAAAGAGGAGTTCCCCTTCACCGACGCCGACGGCGAGGACGTCTTCACGGTGAAGGCCGGCGGGATCATCGACGTCGCCGGCAACTACGTCCTCAGCGACGCCCGGACGGGGGAGGACCTGGTCATCCTGGACAACGACTACTCGCTGCTACAGGACACGTGGAAGATCCGCGACGCCGACGACGAGCGGAAGATCGCCGAGATCAACTCGCGGGGGGCGCTGGTCACCGTCGCGCGGAACGTCCTGCCGTTCGGCGAGCTCATCCCGCACAGCTACGAGATCACTGACGCCGACGGCGACCACGTCGGCTCGATCGGCGGCCAGCTGTCGCTGCGGGACCGCTACGAGATCGCGATCGACGACGCCGGCGACGTCCCGCGGGAGCCGGTGGTCGCGGCCGCGATGGTCATCGACGCGATCCAGGACAACTAG